One window of the Onychostoma macrolepis isolate SWU-2019 chromosome 21, ASM1243209v1, whole genome shotgun sequence genome contains the following:
- the crhbp gene encoding corticotropin-releasing factor-binding protein, giving the protein MSGTSRAQLCFLLLSVTALRGHARFLDIQDNEISPEGLLSLLSSELKRELPEEFVYRRALRCLDMVAVEGQFTFTAERPQLNCAVFFIGEPSDIISIEYDSVNVDCRGGDFVKVFDGWVMKGEKFPSAQDHPLPLYERYSDYCETGVTRPIVRSSQNVAMLFFRLHQSGSSFTVTFRKLINPFPCNVVSQTPEGSFTMIIPQQHRNCSFSIIYPVEIQIGELSLGQHNDLKRSIFGCAGSGDFVELLGGNGMDTSKMFPMADLCYSFNGPAQMKVGCDNTVVRMVSSGKFVNRVSFQYRLLGHQELQQMKGNSVEDVCLRA; this is encoded by the exons ATGTCGGGCACTTCGCGCGCACAGCTGTGTTTCCTCCTGTTGAGCGTCACGGCTCTCCGGGGACACGCGCGCTTTCTGGACATACAG GATAACGAGATCAGCCCGGAAGGATTATTATCTCTGCTCAGCTCTGAACTAAAGCGAGAGTTACCAGAGGAGTTTGTGTACCGCCGAGCTCTCA GATGTCTGGATATGGTGGCTGTAGAGGGTCAATTTACATTCACAGCAGAACGTCCACAGCTAAACTGCGCCGTGTTTTTCATCGGCGAGCCTAGTGACATTATTAGCATTGAGTATGATTCGGTCAACGTCGACTGCAGAGGAGGGGATTTCGTAAAG GTATTTGATGGCTGGGTAATGAAGGGCGAGAAGTTTCCCAGTGCACAGGACCATCCTCTTCCTCTGTATGAGCGTTACTCTGATTACTGCGAGACTGGAGTGACTCGACCAATCGTACGGTCGTCTCAGAATGTCGCCATGCTGTTCTTCAGACTCCACCAATCAGGGAGCAGCTTCACAGTAACATTCCGCAAACTCATCAATCCGTTCC CCTGTAATGTTGTatctcagaccccagagggcaGTTTCACCATGATCATTCCACAGCAGCACAGGAACTGCAGTTTTTCTATCATCTATCCAGTGGAGATCCAGATTGGAGAGCTCAGTCTTGGCCAACACAATGATCTCAAG CGGTCCATTTTCGGCTGTGCCGGTTCTGGAGACTTTGTAGAGCTTCTGGGTGGAAATGGCATGGACACGTCCAAGATGTTCCCTATGGCTGATCTTTGCTACTCCTTTAATGGACCAG CTCAAATGAAGGTCGGCTGTGATAACACTGTGGTCAGAATGGTGTCGAGTGGGAAGTTTGTAAATCGAGTTAGTTTCCAGTATCGGCTACTAGGCCACCAAGAGCTTCAGCAGATGAAGGGCAACAGCGTTGAAGACGTGTGTTTAAGAGCATAA